Genomic segment of Bos taurus isolate L1 Dominette 01449 registration number 42190680 breed Hereford chromosome 6, ARS-UCD2.0, whole genome shotgun sequence:
TGCCTAAACTTCTAACCTTGACTGATCATCTCTAATCCCATGAGTTCCTTAGAGCTTGGGAAATCAGGTTCTGATTCTTCATTCTCTTGGCTGGAGAATGCCTTCTACAGTTGTTTTCTTCTATACAGTTTTCTCTCAACTGAAACAATGCCTTACTCTGAACTGAGTAGTCATCAAGCTgttaacattgtatttctattTGGCTTTGGCAAGATTTTATTACCTATGATCGACAGATATATTCCTGATTTACTCTCtccatatttaaaaagaatttcaaagtaacaaaataattttatacacTATACAACTCAGAGCAGTTGTATATAGGGGACCAATTCATTGCTCACAGGGTGGGCAGAACCCTCTGCCTCCAAACATTTTTTGAGCTTTACTTTCAGCTCTTGAGTCTTGGTCCCAGGTTTGAAATCACAGTTTAGAGTCTGGAATTACTCAGCCACGGGGATTGAGCTTCTAGTTCAGGGGTGAGGAAAGAGCTTCTGGAAGTGACCAATGAAGCCTCTGCAGCAGGAACAGAAGGGCAGAGGGTACGGGGGCAGAACCAGAGGGGCCTGGCATGGGGGGGAGGGTGAGGAGCCCTCTCACCATCTCCCTGTGTTCACCCGTGTGTCTCCACTCTGTAGAACAGGGGCTGCGTTAAAGCCGCAGCAGCCAGTAGACCTGATGCAAAAATCTTCTTCTTATGGCTTCTCGTAGAATTGAAAGACAGGGCCCAGTAGAACCCTTGATTGGACCCAGGAGATCCCAGGATGGCAGGAACTACAAGCCCTTGATTATTGAGGTGGCCCAGCCAATGGTGCTGGAAGGCACGGTCATGTTGTTTAATAAGGACAGTCCTCTACTAGGGTTGACAGACCCGTACAATCACACTGGCCTTGGGCACGATGATTCCATAGTCCTCAGGCAGGAACCCCATGTCCCAAATCCAGTGTTCCAGAGACACAAAGCAGACTCCCTTCTTGAGGTTGGAGAACACGTGGTTGGTCTTAAAAGGGATACTGGTTGTACCTTGATGGATTGGCCTAGGAGAGAAATGATGTAGCTTGGCCTGCTTGGCATTTAGAAGTTGGACAATTAGCTCATACAGACAGACCGAGGCTTCTTGGTTTGCCCACCAGGCAGAGACACAAATCTCAATCTTTCCACTATCCAGGAGTTCCGGCCACAGACCCTCCTTTTCCAGGTCTAATGCTTGCTTCTTGTAGCACCACCTGTAGAAAGGCTGGAAAGAGTCCTCAGGAACTAGCCTGTGGTCTTCCTCCCagctttcctcctctctccagcTTGTACAGTTGATTGTCCTCCAAGGCAGGAAGGCGTCTATGCCATGGGGGTTCGGGTAGAGATTGCGTCCTAAGGGTCTGCGCTCGCAGAAGCGGCCCAGGAGGCAGGGCCTGGAGTTGTCGTCGTTGTCTAGGGGCAGGCAGGTTTGGAAGACGGGCCACAGCTTAACGTGACTGTAGGGTAAGATGCTCAGCCACACGGCCCGGGTGTCCACCAGGTAGCGCCAGTACCAGCACACATGGCGGCATTGCCCGAGCAGCATGCTTGTGGGCAGGTAGCTCAGCATTTCCAGGAGCATCTCGATGGGCAGTTGGCTTAAGCCAGGCGCCTCCTTGGGTTCGGGGTCAGAAGCAGGAACACAGGCGGGCAGGCCCTGGGAGGCTGAGGCCCCCGTGGTCTCCTCGCCAGGCCCTGTGGCTGTGGCTGCCCGAATCTCAGCCAGTGCTCCTCACCAGTGGGCCTTCACCTTGCCTCACCTGTTCCCACCGCCACTTCAGCCCTTTTTATTCGCCCCCTACCAGCCATTTCTTAATGACAATGAGCTCAgtcttttctttgtttaaataCGTTCATTACATTCTTAATATATGTGAGAAGCTACACCAGACACTGGACATACAAAGATGAATATGCCTTGGCTCCTGTCCTGAATAAGCCCATAGTCAAGACTGGAAGATAATACAGTATGAAAAAAGCTATGCTAAGTAAGCACAGAAGGCTACAGATGCATCAGAGAATCCAACCATTTCTAAAAGTTCAGAAAGCTACAGGCAAAAATGATGTCTAGGCGGAAATGTGGTGTATAGAGGGAGCGCATAATAGTAACAGTTATTAATCTTTGTCATATTTTTACTAACTTGTAACGCAatactttcggagaaggcaatggcaccctactccagtacttttgcctggaaaatcccatggatggagaagcctggaaggctgcagtccatggggtcgctaagaatccacacgaccgagcgacttcactttcacttttcactttcatgcattggagaaggaaatggcaacccactccagtgttcttgcctggagaatcccagggacgggggagtctggtgggctgccgtctatggggttgcacagagtcggacacgactgaagtgacttagcaacagcaaacGCAATACATTAGATTTAAATAAAGCAATACATGTAGAAACTTAGAACAAGTATGACTGTCACATAGTAAGTTCCAAAAATGATAAGATACCATTGTCATACATCACTCAGTATAGAAATTGTTAATGcctcatttatcatttattattaatatgatCTTATTAATATACTATGActgtattatttaataaaatgttatgaCTACTACGCTCTCTATTTTACCAATAGGAATAGCAAGTTTTGATAGCATTAACTTCTTGTGAAAGTTAACATAGATAGTAAGAGATATAACCTATTTCTAAACCTGGCTCTACTTGATTCATAGCCTATCATTAATAAACTTCCTGAAAGGTGGTTTCCTGCTCTAAAGCACTGCATATGAAAAATAGCCTGAAATTAACTGAGATGAGTGAGTAGTAAAGCCAGGTCATCACAAGTTGTTTTGTACAAGCTTGAGCTAGAGCTGTACGTGGAAAACCTGAGCGGTATACAGGGATCATAATTTTAACTTTAAGAATAATGGGAACCTTTCagctttaatttatatttcaatattttcagTTTCTGGTTCTTTCGAGACTAATAAATTGGAGAGGCACAGGAACGGATGCCAACCAGTCCATCAAAGAGACCAATAATTCATGTGATGGCAAGTTGATGACATTGGACTCTTTTGAAGTATTGTGGAAAGGACTGGCAAACCAGTGATACAGCCCAGGCTACTGCAGGGCTAGTGTCCACAGAGCAGCACCGCCACCACTACCGAAGCTGATATCCATGTCATCCGCGATGGCGTCTGTTGGATCCTCAGCATCCTGATGTGGCTTCCCCCGGCTGTGGATGCGCTGTGGTGCTACCCCCATGGTGATGGCCCAGCTGGGTGATGCTGATATGCTAGAACCTTCACTATCCTAGAGCTGCATTATGGGTGTTTTGATCCCCAGAATTCCAAAGCTTCATTGTCTTCTCTTCCAAAATGGAGAGAATGCTGTTGGTTAATTTTGGTGGAACTTAGTGATGTGATCTTTCATCTCAATGTCTATACAAATTTTACCAATGTATACTTTAGGCTTTTACACTACAGTCCCTCACTTCCTTTTCCAACACAGTGTTGCTTAACATAGATttgttgaaataatttattttagtttatcaTCTCTTCCTCCATAAAAATGTTAAGTGTCTCCAAGGTCTGTTATCACTTCAGCTTTATaagttcaataaaaatatatttattgaactcattaaaaatatatttaatgactATGCATTTTGTtcctgaaaattatatatatatgtatataattttatattgtatgtatacacagaattttatatttatatatatatacagacatgtatatataaaataaaaaacagctaTGCTAAAAACTTTTCTAGTGTTTTGACATAAACTTGTATCAGGTCTCAGCATTTCATTCTGTTCCTAGTGACACCAAGCCTTCTCTGATACCTTCTCTCTGACACCATTTTTCAAATACTTAATTTTGCATCTGTGCCCTAGTAAAGGCAGGGTATATCACATCAAGTGGTCATGTGGGATTGCCAGTCATGTCCTGGGT
This window contains:
- the LOC530285 gene encoding F-box only protein 27; the encoded protein is MLLEMLSYLPTSMLLGQCRHVCWYWRYLVDTRAVWLSILPYSHVKLWPVFQTCLPLDNDDNSRPCLLGRFCERRPLGRNLYPNPHGIDAFLPWRTINCTSWREEESWEEDHRLVPEDSFQPFYRWCYKKQALDLEKEGLWPELLDSGKIEICVSAWWANQEASVCLYELIVQLLNAKQAKLHHFSPRPIHQGTTSIPFKTNHVFSNLKKGVCFVSLEHWIWDMGFLPEDYGIIVPKASVIVRVCQP